The Linepithema humile isolate Giens D197 chromosome 2, Lhum_UNIL_v1.0, whole genome shotgun sequence genome has a segment encoding these proteins:
- the LOC105674920 gene encoding deubiquitinase OTUD6B, translating to MADLMLTEEELTQKHKKERKDLQAQIQTLKKSICKGDKKKKKEIAEEIGRLEESLEKQQAEEVTTWKLAHITLNTEQTEFVQEHEIDEIDKDNNCSKQSVHKISRAQKRRDKKAIAEIERNQRIIEQEALNVFDKRNVEIEAIKKILTERNLMVYEIPSDGHCLYNAVAHQLKVNGETPLSLHDLRTKTADYLRENKVDFLPFLSNPDSDDLLTPEEYEKYCNDVAETSAWGGAVELQVLSHILKCPIEVIQAIGAPYIIGEEYSNGKKVILTYYRHMYELGAHYNSVTKYVQDEES from the exons atggcGGATTTAATGTTAACGGAGGAAGAATTAACACAGAAGCATAAAAAGGAACGAAAGGACCTACAAG CACAAATACAAACTTTAAAGAAATCCATTTGTAAAGGcgacaagaaaaagaaaaaagagattgCAGAAGAGATAGGACGCTTAGAGGAGAGTTTGGAGAAACAGCAAGCAGAAGAAGTGACCACATGGAAACTGGCTCATATTACTCTAAATACTGAACAGACAGAATTTGTACAAGAACACGAAATTGACGAAATTGACAAGGACAATAATTGTTCTAAGCAGTCCGTACATAAAATTTCCAGAGCGCAGAAGAGAAGAGATAAGAAAGCAATTGCAGAGATAGAACGCAATCAAAGAATCATTGAGCAAGAAGCGCTTAATGTTTTTGACAAGAGAAATGTTGAAATAGAAGCCATAAAAAAGATTCTTACCGAACGCAACTTAATGGTTTATGAAATTCCTAGTGACGGCCATTG TTTATATAATGCAGTGGCGCATCAACTCAAGGTAAATGGAGAAACACCTCTTAGCTTGCACGATCTCAGAACAAAGACTGCTGATTATTTGAGAGAAAACAAAGTTGACTTTTTACCATTTCTTTCCAATCCTGATTCTGATGATCTATTGACACCTGAGGAGTATGAAAAGTACTGCAATGATGTGGCTGAAACGAGTGCTTGGGGTGGCGCTGTTGAG CTGCAGGTACTGTCACATATACTAAAATGTCCAATTGAAGTCATACAGGCTATAGGCGCTCCATATATCATTGGAGAGGAGTATAGTAATGGcaaaaaagtgatattgaCCTATTATCGTCATATGTACGAGTTAGGGGCTCATTATAATTCTGTTACAAAGTATGTTCAGGATGAAGAGAGCTGA